From one Deltaproteobacteria bacterium genomic stretch:
- a CDS encoding acetamidase/formamidase family protein, with amino-acid sequence MPKSLISVDLRRSPAEQEILLHNRWHPEIPPVVSVNPGAVFRIECMDWTGGQIGDNDSANDVRDVELPQVHYLSGPIAVSGAEPGDILVVDLLDIGALPDSEWGFTGIFAKQNGGGFLTEHYPEAKKAIWNFSGIYATSRHIQGVRFAGLTHPGLIGCAPSAELLATWNKREAALIATAPTRVPPLAAPPNPQRALLGQLRGAQFDRVVMEAARTVPPREHGGNCDIKNLSRGSRIYFPVYCKGGNLSMGDIHFSQGDGEISFCGAIEMAGWIDLHVDLIKGGMSKYGMLNPIFKPGPVEPRYSEYLVFEGISVDEQGTQLYLDAHVAYRRACLNAIEYLKKFGYSGEQAYMLLSTAPVEGRVSGIVDIPNACCTVAIPTEIFDFDIRPSTKGPVVAPRGMEAAAS; translated from the coding sequence ATGCCGAAGTCGTTGATTTCTGTTGATCTCCGGCGGAGTCCGGCTGAGCAAGAGATTCTGCTCCATAATCGCTGGCATCCCGAAATCCCACCAGTTGTGAGTGTGAACCCTGGGGCGGTGTTTCGTATTGAGTGTATGGATTGGACCGGTGGACAAATTGGCGACAATGATAGTGCTAATGACGTCCGCGATGTTGAACTCCCACAAGTGCACTATCTGAGCGGGCCGATTGCGGTGAGTGGTGCGGAACCGGGTGATATTCTGGTTGTCGACCTGTTAGACATTGGGGCTCTCCCAGATTCAGAGTGGGGATTCACCGGCATCTTTGCCAAGCAGAATGGTGGTGGGTTCCTTACCGAGCATTACCCGGAGGCAAAGAAGGCGATTTGGAACTTTAGCGGCATCTATGCGACGTCACGCCATATACAAGGAGTGAGATTTGCTGGCCTGACGCACCCAGGCCTGATCGGCTGTGCGCCCTCAGCAGAACTGCTTGCTACCTGGAATAAACGCGAAGCGGCGTTAATCGCTACAGCGCCAACGCGCGTGCCGCCACTTGCAGCGCCACCGAACCCGCAAAGAGCCTTACTGGGCCAACTCCGCGGCGCGCAGTTTGATCGCGTGGTTATGGAAGCGGCACGGACCGTTCCACCCCGCGAACACGGTGGCAACTGTGACATCAAAAACCTATCGCGTGGCTCGCGCATCTATTTCCCGGTCTATTGCAAAGGTGGAAATCTCTCTATGGGTGATATTCACTTTTCGCAGGGCGATGGTGAGATTTCCTTCTGCGGCGCCATTGAAATGGCCGGATGGATCGATTTGCACGTCGACCTGATCAAGGGCGGCATGAGCAAGTACGGGATGCTGAACCCGATTTTCAAGCCCGGCCCGGTGGAGCCTCGTTACTCTGAGTATCTGGTGTTCGAAGGGATTTCCGTGGACGAGCAGGGGACGCAATTGTATCTCGATGCGCATGTGGCCTATCGCCGTGCCTGTCTCAATGCCATCGAGTATCTCAAGAAGTTTGGTTACAGCGGCGAACAAGCCTATATGTTGTTGAGCACCGCCCCGGTCGAAGGCCGCGTGAGCGGCATCGTCGATATTCCTAATGCGTGCTGTACCGTTGCCATCCCCACGGAAATTTTCGATTTCGACATTCGTCCTTCGACGAAAGGGCCTGTCGTTGCCCCGCGCGGTATGGAAGCGGCAGCTTCGTAA
- a CDS encoding ATP-dependent 6-phosphofructokinase: protein MILPQSGDLIVSSLGLCRFPSPLQPRGQLLVDPTNRVLVSAETADLELYLDAGQRPPSFGLAGPRAQLFFDPTTITCGIVTCGGLCPGVNDVIRSVVHTLTFGYGVPRVLGFRYGYAGLAANSGYPPIALTLEAVSNIHTIGGTTLGSSRGPQDVSEMVDTLQRHQVSILFTIGGDGTLRGAAALSREIAQRKLPISIIGIPKTIDNDLGWTDRSFGFATAVEEATTAIDAAHTEAHGAWNGIGLVKLMGRHSGFIAAHASLANSDVNFCLIPEVRFALEGKDGFLDLLMQRLERRHHAVIVVAEGAGQELLQDPAKQERDASGNLRLKDIGIFLRDEVTRFLQARHLDFSIKYIDPSYIIRSLPANAVDSEFCLILGQHAVHAGMAGYTDMVIGYWNRHFTQVPISLAVARRKQLDPEGPEWQSVLQATGQPASMMGTYEPHP, encoded by the coding sequence ATGATATTGCCACAATCTGGAGACCTTATCGTTTCCTCCCTCGGTTTGTGTCGCTTTCCCTCTCCTCTCCAACCGCGCGGACAGCTCCTTGTCGACCCAACTAACCGGGTGTTAGTCAGCGCAGAAACCGCGGACCTCGAACTCTATCTTGATGCCGGACAGCGACCACCGTCGTTCGGCCTCGCTGGTCCACGCGCGCAACTCTTCTTTGACCCGACGACGATTACTTGCGGTATCGTTACATGCGGTGGTCTCTGCCCCGGCGTCAATGATGTCATCCGTTCAGTTGTTCATACACTGACATTCGGGTACGGAGTGCCACGCGTGTTGGGTTTTCGTTACGGCTACGCGGGCCTTGCAGCGAACAGCGGCTACCCTCCAATCGCATTGACGCTTGAGGCGGTCAGCAACATTCACACCATCGGAGGGACAACGTTAGGTTCATCACGCGGACCACAAGATGTGAGTGAAATGGTAGACACTCTCCAGCGCCATCAGGTGAGTATCCTGTTTACCATCGGCGGCGACGGCACGTTACGTGGAGCGGCGGCACTCAGCCGGGAGATCGCGCAGCGGAAACTGCCGATTAGTATCATTGGCATTCCCAAAACGATTGATAACGACCTGGGCTGGACCGACCGAAGCTTCGGTTTCGCCACGGCAGTCGAAGAAGCAACCACAGCTATCGACGCAGCACATACCGAAGCACACGGCGCGTGGAATGGTATTGGCCTGGTCAAGCTGATGGGTCGCCATTCCGGGTTTATTGCCGCCCATGCAAGCTTAGCGAACTCAGATGTGAATTTCTGTCTGATACCCGAAGTGCGGTTTGCCCTTGAAGGTAAGGACGGGTTTCTCGACCTGTTGATGCAAAGACTAGAGCGACGACATCATGCGGTCATCGTCGTCGCCGAGGGTGCGGGACAAGAACTCTTGCAGGACCCAGCAAAGCAAGAACGGGATGCGTCGGGAAACCTCCGCTTAAAAGATATTGGCATCTTTCTTCGCGATGAGGTCACGCGGTTTCTGCAGGCACGTCATCTCGATTTCTCCATTAAATATATTGACCCGAGCTATATCATCCGCAGTCTCCCTGCGAATGCAGTTGATTCGGAGTTTTGTCTCATTCTTGGTCAACACGCCGTTCACGCTGGAATGGCAGGGTATACAGACATGGTAATTGGCTACTGGAATCGGCACTTCACCCAAGTGCCGATTTCCCTCGCCGTTGCCCGTCGTAAACAACTTGACCCCGAAGGTCCTGAATGGCAGAGCGTGTTACAAGCGACCGGGCAGCCAGCGTCGATGATGGGCACCTATGAACCTCACCCCTAG